A single region of the Tepidisphaeraceae bacterium genome encodes:
- a CDS encoding polysaccharide biosynthesis tyrosine autokinase, giving the protein MLQSIRSENTDLARGTAGGGGAAADAAATSSPLIDVLWRRRWVLVVTTAACLAFAAIYLLIATPVYVATARVQVEENAPRVLNESRDPALRSENYLQTQVNVFQSIQVLARALEKVQYAELKTFAHVTGDPVDWLRSSGAMSVEVARKADVIAVTMESAHPDEAAAIVNSIVETYIVEQALQRRSTGTEMVGVLQREREDLHQKRDAILQQMLTSTRRNGVVSFQADRGNTVVDRITSLARSLTEAELAAIELRTQRESIEAMMASPASLSGHVQAQQSKGNDSGDREYNELRSQLVQYSLALSNAMALQGENNKRVQALQVTVDSLKQLVAAKEVSIANGHLAVVTAQLAAAEQKERQIRAALKAQQDLAMDQSPEATEHRNLEATADRIQRQLDLLDSRIAEIRVNNVEVGPLSVQVIEPARAAARPIKPKKTMTLIAALLAGWVIGIGIALLREWQDARLRTPEEIRAVLGTPVIAMIPRINPQFSPVTRGQLVRLDMRSPAAEAYRGVRTLLQLGSSSGAKTILMASPASGDGKSTTASNLAIALAQAGDRTLIVDCDLRQPVQHMIFEISGEVGVSSVLAGEAKLRDAISPTEIPGLYVLPCGPVPENPSELLTGKKFARLMQSLTKSFDRIIIDSPPLMNVTDARILAASADATIVVLRMNRSMRRLGVLALDGLDKVGANVLGAIANDVPSDRDSRQYYGSVLQYERDTKRMLTLAQAGGGDPNRRMSPNVTPPNFAVQALTINEPDWSRDSQQQ; this is encoded by the coding sequence ATGCTTCAATCCATTCGCAGCGAGAACACGGATCTGGCCCGCGGCACCGCCGGTGGTGGCGGTGCAGCCGCGGACGCGGCCGCGACGTCGTCACCGTTGATCGACGTGCTGTGGCGCCGCCGCTGGGTGCTGGTGGTGACGACGGCGGCCTGCCTGGCGTTCGCGGCGATCTACCTGCTGATCGCCACGCCGGTCTACGTCGCCACGGCCCGCGTGCAGGTCGAGGAGAACGCGCCCCGCGTGCTCAACGAGAGCCGCGACCCGGCGTTGCGGTCGGAGAACTACCTGCAGACGCAGGTGAACGTGTTCCAGTCCATCCAGGTGCTGGCGCGGGCGCTGGAGAAGGTGCAGTATGCCGAGCTGAAGACCTTCGCGCACGTCACGGGCGACCCGGTCGATTGGCTGCGCTCGTCGGGCGCGATGTCGGTCGAGGTGGCGCGCAAGGCGGACGTGATCGCCGTCACCATGGAATCGGCCCACCCCGATGAGGCGGCGGCCATCGTCAACAGCATCGTCGAGACCTACATCGTCGAACAGGCCCTGCAGCGCCGCTCGACCGGAACCGAGATGGTGGGCGTGCTGCAGCGCGAGCGAGAGGACCTTCACCAGAAGCGCGACGCGATCCTGCAGCAGATGTTGACCAGCACCCGGCGCAACGGCGTGGTGTCGTTCCAGGCCGACCGGGGCAACACCGTCGTCGACCGCATCACGTCGCTCGCCCGCTCGCTGACCGAAGCCGAACTGGCCGCGATCGAGCTGCGCACGCAGCGCGAATCGATCGAGGCGATGATGGCGAGCCCGGCGTCGCTGTCGGGGCACGTGCAGGCGCAACAGTCAAAGGGCAACGACTCCGGCGACCGCGAGTACAACGAGCTGCGCTCGCAGCTGGTGCAGTACTCGCTGGCCCTGTCGAACGCGATGGCGCTGCAGGGGGAGAACAACAAGCGCGTGCAGGCGCTGCAGGTGACGGTCGACTCGCTGAAGCAGCTGGTGGCCGCCAAGGAGGTCTCGATTGCCAACGGTCACCTGGCGGTCGTCACCGCGCAGCTCGCGGCGGCCGAGCAGAAGGAACGCCAGATCCGCGCGGCGCTGAAGGCGCAGCAGGACCTGGCAATGGACCAGAGCCCCGAGGCGACCGAGCATCGTAACTTGGAGGCTACGGCCGACCGCATTCAGCGTCAGCTGGACCTACTGGACAGCCGCATCGCCGAGATCCGCGTGAATAACGTTGAGGTGGGCCCGCTGAGCGTGCAGGTGATCGAGCCTGCCCGCGCCGCGGCACGTCCGATCAAGCCGAAGAAGACGATGACGCTGATCGCCGCGCTACTGGCCGGCTGGGTGATCGGCATCGGCATCGCGCTGCTGCGTGAGTGGCAGGACGCCCGGTTGCGTACGCCCGAGGAAATCCGGGCCGTGCTCGGCACGCCGGTGATCGCGATGATCCCGCGCATCAACCCGCAGTTCTCGCCGGTCACGCGTGGCCAGCTCGTGCGGCTGGACATGCGGTCCCCCGCGGCCGAGGCGTACCGCGGCGTGCGGACGCTGCTGCAGCTGGGCAGCTCCAGCGGCGCCAAGACGATCCTGATGGCCTCGCCGGCGTCCGGTGACGGCAAGTCGACCACCGCCAGCAACCTCGCGATCGCGCTGGCGCAGGCCGGCGACCGCACGCTGATCGTCGACTGCGATTTGCGCCAGCCCGTGCAGCACATGATCTTCGAGATCAGCGGCGAGGTCGGCGTGTCGAGCGTGCTGGCGGGTGAGGCGAAGCTGCGCGACGCGATCAGCCCGACCGAGATCCCAGGGCTGTACGTGCTGCCCTGCGGCCCGGTGCCGGAGAACCCGTCGGAACTGCTGACGGGCAAGAAGTTTGCCCGGCTGATGCAGTCGCTGACGAAGTCGTTCGACCGCATCATCATCGATTCGCCCCCGCTGATGAACGTGACCGACGCCCGCATCCTGGCGGCGTCGGCCGACGCGACGATCGTCGTGCTGCGCATGAACCGTTCGATGCGCCGCTTGGGCGTGCTGGCGCTGGACGGCCTGGACAAGGTCGGCGCCAACGTGCTGGGCGCGATCGCCAACGACGTGCCGAGCGACCGCGACTCGCGCCAGTACTACGGCAGCGTGCTGCAGTACGAGCGCGACACGAAGCGCATGCTGACGCTGGCACAGGCCGGCGGCGGCGACCCGAACCGCCGGATGTCGCCGAACGTGACGCCACCGAACTTCGCGGTGCAGGCGCTGACGATCAACGAGCCCGACTGGTCGCGCGATTCGCAGCAGCAGTGA
- a CDS encoding glycoside hydrolase family 9 protein has product MSPTRRRLLQQGLGLATLALAGSPAYAGVDDRRRKLLLNHVGFTPIGAKHVLMTGGAAVPFTVRRSELRDVVHNGEMIPFKGDHGDYVVGDFSAIAQQGTYEIEAGGVTSGAFDVRPDVYQDAINKSIAYFAVQRCGDSRSGYNQPCHLDDGRRSDNGKRQDVSGGWHDACDVRKWVTATIYGMTGLSRVLDTLGPKVVDRAAIVDELLWGNQYFRKMQEPGGYVMNYCGGDDGNNFTDNLQGSADDRVIHVEPCEVPAQFHFIAAQAAMVRHLREADIAYARAAEASAMRCLDWCVERRTPRTAVSLAAGVIACVELHRAINIGGGDRSARARLKTLAAGYTRQLLALQVNDAAAPVRGFFRHHPDEPEPSREIMHGNLPLLAICEAIGEFADHRDAALWRGALERHIEYLQTMSGRSAFGTIPFGLYSGSDPGGDRRLGAYWYRWFMQDHDERNPASDWWVGINAHLASNGVGLCRAGRLMREPRLIALAQRQLDWIIGTNPFGASTISGVGRSQPELFVTSEFKPVTPNIPGGVMNGLAGSKRDEVVLESGSYNTSEYWTPMVAYTMWLMAELATAKS; this is encoded by the coding sequence ATGTCACCCACGCGCCGCCGACTTCTGCAGCAGGGACTGGGGCTCGCCACGCTCGCCTTGGCCGGTTCACCGGCGTACGCGGGGGTGGATGATCGGCGTCGGAAACTGCTCTTGAACCATGTCGGTTTCACACCCATCGGCGCAAAACACGTGCTGATGACCGGCGGTGCCGCGGTGCCGTTTACCGTGCGCCGTTCCGAGTTGCGCGACGTGGTACACAATGGCGAGATGATCCCGTTCAAGGGCGATCATGGCGATTACGTTGTCGGTGATTTCAGCGCAATCGCGCAACAGGGGACTTACGAGATCGAGGCCGGTGGTGTGACGTCGGGCGCGTTCGACGTTCGGCCGGACGTGTACCAGGATGCGATCAACAAGAGCATCGCCTACTTCGCCGTGCAGCGTTGTGGCGACAGTCGATCGGGCTACAACCAGCCATGCCATCTGGACGACGGGCGCCGCAGCGACAACGGCAAGCGGCAGGACGTCTCCGGTGGCTGGCACGACGCCTGCGACGTGCGCAAGTGGGTGACGGCGACGATCTACGGCATGACCGGCCTGTCGCGCGTGTTGGACACCCTCGGCCCCAAAGTTGTCGACCGAGCCGCCATCGTCGACGAGCTGCTCTGGGGCAACCAGTACTTCCGCAAGATGCAGGAGCCGGGGGGCTACGTGATGAACTACTGCGGTGGGGATGATGGCAACAACTTCACCGACAACCTTCAAGGCTCGGCCGACGACCGGGTTATTCACGTCGAACCGTGCGAGGTGCCGGCGCAGTTTCACTTCATCGCGGCGCAGGCGGCGATGGTGCGCCACCTGCGCGAGGCCGACATCGCCTACGCGCGTGCCGCAGAGGCCTCGGCCATGCGCTGCCTGGACTGGTGCGTCGAACGCCGCACGCCGCGCACTGCGGTATCGCTGGCGGCGGGGGTGATCGCCTGCGTCGAACTTCATCGCGCCATCAACATCGGCGGTGGCGACCGCAGTGCCCGCGCGCGACTGAAGACGCTGGCGGCGGGTTATACCCGGCAACTACTGGCGCTTCAGGTGAATGACGCCGCTGCGCCGGTGCGTGGGTTCTTCCGGCATCATCCGGACGAACCGGAGCCATCGCGCGAGATCATGCACGGCAACCTGCCGTTGCTGGCGATCTGTGAAGCGATCGGTGAATTTGCCGACCACCGCGACGCCGCGCTGTGGCGCGGCGCGCTCGAGCGGCACATCGAATACTTGCAAACGATGAGCGGCCGGTCGGCGTTTGGCACGATCCCGTTCGGGCTGTACAGCGGTAGCGATCCCGGTGGCGACCGGCGATTGGGCGCGTACTGGTACCGCTGGTTCATGCAGGACCACGATGAGCGCAACCCGGCGTCCGACTGGTGGGTGGGCATCAACGCGCATCTGGCTTCCAACGGCGTGGGCCTGTGCCGTGCCGGTCGGCTGATGCGAGAGCCGCGATTGATCGCGCTGGCGCAGCGGCAGCTCGACTGGATTATCGGAACCAACCCGTTCGGCGCCAGCACGATCAGCGGTGTGGGCAGGAGCCAGCCCGAACTGTTCGTCACCAGCGAGTTCAAACCGGTAACGCCGAACATCCCCGGTGGCGTGATGAACGGGCTGGCCGGCTCGAAACGGGACGAGGTCGTGCTGGAGTCGGGCAGCTACAACACGAGCGAGTACTGGACGCCGATGGTCGCCTACACGATGTGGCTGATGGCCGAGTTAGCGACTGCAAAGTCGTAG
- a CDS encoding ABC transporter ATP-binding protein gives MNLSSRSSRQRYREYRTTLKERRKEAPGSTGQRTDGNGLGRPQVDPKYRGPRTRTFVKLFREFWGLLDGFHGTLFFALGLLAISTLLGLLPLYGTKIVFDSVLREDPLPTGLPSWVPLPTNPRQLLTVVAVGMVTIAALAELCGVWSRWQTTRMTKRVQVSVRKRVFDHAVRLPLHRVYDLKSGGVASILREDAGGVADLIFSMLYNPWRAIIQLIGSLVILAFVDWRLLLGSLLLLPTVWLTHRTWIGRIRPIFRDIRSTRQRIDSHATEAFGGMRVVRSFSRQQAEAATFTRNGHLMARQEIFAWWWMRGVDVAWSVLIPFASALLLFWGGNRVLGDMEKLRTGAITAQQALTVGDLVMFLAYLGALLGPIAALAGSATALQNNLSGLDRVLDLLGEPLEMPDKPGARVVSHDTVTGHLAMRNVSFKYAGVEAPVLQDINLDVRPGEMIALVGPSGAGKTTLCNLVARFYDPTSGSVMLDGVDLRDISADSYRRLLGIVEQDTFLFDGTIAANIAYGRRGATIEEIQRAARLANAHEFIEKLPDGYESLIGERGVKLSGGQRQRLTIARAILADPRILILDEATSNLDTESERLIQGSLQALMAGRTSFVIAHRLSTVAHANRILVLENGRIIEQGRHEELMQASGRYREMVDLQTSPPATTVVETKGDVSAIGTFSRDEF, from the coding sequence ATGAATTTGTCCTCCCGTTCCAGCCGCCAACGCTACCGAGAGTATCGCACCACGCTGAAGGAACGCCGTAAGGAGGCTCCCGGTTCTACCGGACAGCGCACCGACGGCAACGGCTTGGGGCGGCCGCAGGTCGACCCCAAATACCGCGGGCCGCGCACCCGCACGTTCGTGAAGCTGTTTCGCGAGTTCTGGGGATTGCTGGACGGGTTCCACGGCACGCTGTTCTTCGCGCTGGGACTGCTCGCCATCTCGACGCTGCTCGGGCTGCTGCCGCTGTACGGCACGAAGATCGTCTTCGACAGCGTGCTGCGCGAAGACCCCCTGCCCACCGGCCTGCCCAGTTGGGTGCCGCTGCCCACCAACCCCCGGCAGCTGCTGACGGTGGTAGCGGTGGGCATGGTCACGATCGCGGCGTTGGCCGAGCTGTGCGGCGTCTGGAGCCGCTGGCAGACCACGCGCATGACCAAGCGCGTGCAGGTGTCGGTGCGCAAGCGCGTGTTCGACCACGCGGTGCGCCTGCCGTTGCATCGCGTGTACGACCTGAAGTCGGGTGGCGTCGCCTCGATCCTGCGCGAGGACGCCGGCGGCGTGGCCGACCTGATCTTCTCGATGCTCTACAACCCCTGGCGGGCGATCATCCAACTGATCGGCAGCCTCGTGATCCTGGCGTTCGTCGATTGGCGGTTGCTGCTGGGGTCGCTGCTGCTATTGCCCACCGTCTGGCTGACGCACCGCACTTGGATCGGGCGCATCCGACCAATCTTCCGCGATATCCGCTCGACGCGCCAGCGCATCGATTCCCACGCCACCGAGGCGTTCGGTGGCATGCGCGTCGTGCGCTCCTTCTCGCGCCAACAGGCCGAGGCCGCGACCTTCACGCGCAACGGTCACCTGATGGCGCGGCAGGAGATCTTCGCGTGGTGGTGGATGCGCGGCGTCGACGTCGCCTGGTCGGTCCTCATCCCGTTCGCGTCGGCGCTGCTGCTGTTCTGGGGTGGCAATCGGGTGCTGGGCGACATGGAGAAGTTGCGCACCGGCGCCATCACCGCGCAACAGGCGCTTACCGTCGGCGACCTCGTGATGTTCCTGGCCTACCTGGGCGCCCTGCTCGGGCCCATTGCTGCGCTGGCGGGCAGCGCGACGGCGCTGCAGAACAACCTGTCGGGCCTCGATCGCGTGCTCGACCTGCTCGGTGAACCTTTAGAGATGCCCGACAAACCCGGCGCGCGCGTCGTCAGTCACGACACGGTGACCGGTCACCTTGCGATGCGCAACGTCTCGTTCAAGTACGCCGGCGTCGAGGCGCCGGTGCTGCAGGACATCAATCTCGACGTGCGGCCGGGCGAGATGATCGCGCTGGTCGGTCCCAGTGGCGCTGGCAAGACCACGCTCTGCAACCTCGTCGCCCGCTTCTACGACCCCACGAGCGGTTCAGTAATGCTGGACGGCGTGGATTTGCGCGACATCAGCGCCGACAGCTACCGGCGCCTGCTGGGCATCGTGGAACAGGACACCTTCCTGTTCGACGGCACGATTGCCGCCAACATCGCCTACGGCCGGCGCGGGGCGACGATCGAAGAGATCCAGCGGGCCGCGAGACTGGCCAACGCACACGAGTTCATCGAGAAGCTGCCCGATGGGTACGAGTCGCTCATCGGTGAGCGCGGCGTGAAACTATCGGGTGGCCAGCGTCAGCGGTTGACCATCGCCCGTGCCATCTTGGCCGACCCGCGCATCCTCATCCTCGATGAGGCCACGAGCAACCTCGACACCGAATCGGAGCGATTGATCCAAGGCAGCCTGCAGGCCCTGATGGCGGGACGGACCAGCTTCGTCATCGCACACCGGCTGAGCACGGTGGCGCACGCGAACCGCATCCTGGTGCTGGAGAACGGCCGGATCATCGAGCAGGGACGTCACGAGGAGCTGATGCAGGCCAGCGGGCGTTACCGCGAGATGGTCGACCTGCAAACCAGCCCACCAGCCACCACCGTCGTAGAAACCAAAGGCGACGTGTCGGCGATCGGAACGTTTTCGCGGGACGAGTTTTAG
- a CDS encoding PilZ domain-containing protein has translation MKTTSTPVPSIDRTSANAPARPVTNPGAVPAAAVSDRRAEARAARRAVVVMPFGPGLYDGFEHATMTDCSLHGVGLWMDHPLAPGTHFFLKLKLATVALAVYAVKHCEPCDGGHHIGAAFSHVVGNEDRDGAADRIYEALLALPTIEALPE, from the coding sequence ATGAAGACCACCAGCACCCCCGTGCCCTCAATCGATCGGACTTCCGCCAACGCTCCCGCTCGGCCGGTAACCAACCCCGGCGCTGTGCCGGCGGCGGCGGTCAGCGATCGACGCGCCGAGGCGCGTGCCGCGCGGAGGGCAGTGGTGGTGATGCCGTTCGGTCCTGGCCTGTATGACGGGTTCGAGCACGCCACCATGACCGACTGTTCGCTTCATGGCGTCGGGCTGTGGATGGATCATCCGTTGGCGCCGGGAACGCATTTCTTCCTGAAGCTGAAGCTCGCGACCGTCGCGCTGGCGGTGTACGCGGTGAAACACTGCGAGCCGTGCGACGGTGGCCATCACATTGGCGCCGCCTTCAGCCATGTGGTCGGCAACGAGGACCGCGACGGCGCGGCCGACCGGATCTACGAGGCACTTTTGGCTCTGCCGACGATCGAAGCGCTGCCCGAGTAA
- a CDS encoding TonB-dependent receptor gives MRVDRRFILGAIGFSLVVVQASHGGGIEVPMQGARAAGQADAFTAQADDASAIYYNPAGLTQLKGTQIEAGAYLLNAEFTLTRDTGPEEQMQKNTVLPHLYIASDFGTEKWRFGLGVNNVFGLNEDWDDDGSLRLIVNEAQLALINIAPTVAYQFTPQFSAGVALNIYYGRLNLTRNAIVAAPPVPEGQFDYDGEAFAFGVTPGMLWKINKRHAIGAYYRSPFNMEFEGDASVEVAGNAVAGPSETKAKLDFPQSIGVGYAFRPVERLKLELDVVWTDWDTVDQLSFSSSNAAFDNQAMPADWDSGFTYRFGTEYQVNTNWTLRAGYAYSENAVPDATFSPIIPDSNYHLFSLGVGYGTERWGINLAGQYIHRESHEVSGSVYSPLVDGRWENEMFGLMATFSLKL, from the coding sequence ATGCGAGTTGATCGACGATTCATTCTCGGTGCGATTGGTTTCTCCCTGGTCGTGGTCCAAGCATCGCACGGCGGTGGCATCGAGGTGCCGATGCAAGGCGCCCGGGCCGCGGGCCAGGCGGATGCGTTCACCGCGCAGGCGGACGACGCGTCGGCGATCTACTACAACCCGGCGGGCCTCACGCAGTTGAAGGGCACGCAGATCGAGGCGGGCGCCTACCTGCTGAACGCCGAGTTCACGCTGACGCGCGATACGGGCCCCGAAGAGCAGATGCAGAAGAACACCGTCCTGCCGCACCTGTACATCGCCAGCGACTTCGGCACCGAGAAGTGGCGCTTCGGCCTTGGCGTGAACAACGTTTTCGGTCTCAACGAAGACTGGGACGACGACGGCTCGCTGCGCCTGATCGTCAACGAGGCGCAGCTGGCGCTGATCAACATTGCGCCCACCGTCGCCTACCAGTTCACCCCTCAGTTCTCCGCCGGCGTGGCGCTGAACATCTACTACGGTCGGTTGAACCTAACGCGCAACGCGATCGTCGCGGCGCCACCGGTGCCGGAAGGCCAGTTCGACTACGACGGTGAGGCGTTCGCGTTCGGCGTGACGCCGGGCATGCTGTGGAAGATCAACAAGCGCCACGCGATCGGCGCCTACTACCGCTCGCCGTTCAACATGGAATTCGAAGGCGACGCCTCGGTCGAAGTCGCGGGCAACGCCGTCGCGGGCCCGAGCGAAACGAAGGCGAAGCTGGACTTTCCGCAGAGCATCGGCGTTGGTTACGCCTTCCGGCCGGTCGAGCGGTTGAAGCTTGAGCTGGACGTGGTCTGGACGGATTGGGACACGGTCGACCAGCTGTCCTTCTCGTCGTCGAACGCGGCGTTCGACAACCAGGCGATGCCGGCCGACTGGGACAGTGGCTTCACGTACCGCTTTGGCACCGAATATCAGGTGAACACCAACTGGACGCTGCGCGCCGGCTACGCCTACAGCGAAAACGCCGTGCCGGACGCGACGTTCTCCCCGATCATCCCGGACTCGAACTATCACCTGTTCAGCCTTGGCGTCGGTTACGGCACGGAGCGCTGGGGCATCAACCTGGCCGGACAGTACATCCACCGCGAGAGCCACGAGGTCTCGGGCAGCGTGTACTCGCCACTGGTCGACGGGCGCTGGGAGAACGAGATGTTCGGCCTGATGGCGACGTTCTCGCTGAAGCTGTAG
- a CDS encoding class I SAM-dependent methyltransferase, with translation MAKDDYNAISAATLLREPLALGLGQARTAEWSALIERPAQWNVASVVTATMLDRVHARLQGSIDEVGPAMQDLLSVLWSVKSASDADVWARICQQCLDHPVRQLIHQDPFAARCFNKPRGYAGDAVLIDFLYTRSCRMSEADDVSPLGERIFEYTRDISAGHAVRRRRDLMATILNDLCATTASPHVLSVACGHLREASLSSAVLAGKTGRFVALDQDELSLQLVDREVGRLGVTTVCSSIRAMFRGPLASEKFDLIYSTGLYDYLDDRIAGKLTQRMFEMLNPGGRLVVANFAPETTCAAYMDALLDWKLIYRNADQMMALAATIPQAETLARKAYIEENENIVFLDICKA, from the coding sequence ATGGCCAAAGACGATTACAACGCGATTTCGGCGGCGACGCTCCTGCGCGAGCCCCTGGCGCTCGGCCTGGGTCAGGCACGGACGGCCGAGTGGAGCGCGCTGATCGAGCGCCCCGCACAGTGGAACGTCGCCAGCGTCGTCACCGCGACCATGCTCGATCGCGTGCACGCTCGTTTACAGGGCTCGATCGACGAGGTCGGCCCCGCCATGCAAGACTTACTATCCGTTCTCTGGTCGGTCAAATCCGCCAGCGATGCGGACGTCTGGGCACGCATTTGCCAGCAGTGCCTGGACCACCCCGTGCGGCAGCTGATTCATCAGGACCCCTTCGCCGCCCGCTGCTTTAACAAGCCGCGCGGTTATGCCGGTGACGCGGTCCTTATCGATTTCCTGTACACGCGCAGCTGCCGGATGTCCGAGGCGGACGACGTGTCGCCCCTGGGCGAGCGCATCTTCGAGTACACCCGCGACATCTCCGCCGGTCATGCCGTTCGCCGGCGCCGCGATCTGATGGCGACCATCCTGAACGACCTGTGTGCCACCACCGCCAGCCCGCACGTGCTGTCGGTGGCCTGCGGTCACCTGCGCGAGGCGTCGCTCTCCAGCGCCGTGCTGGCAGGCAAGACCGGCCGCTTCGTCGCGCTAGACCAGGACGAGCTAAGCCTGCAGTTGGTCGATCGCGAGGTCGGCCGGCTCGGTGTCACGACGGTCTGCAGTTCCATCCGCGCCATGTTCCGTGGCCCGCTGGCCAGCGAGAAGTTCGACCTGATCTACAGCACCGGCCTCTACGACTACCTCGACGACCGCATCGCCGGCAAGCTGACCCAGCGCATGTTCGAGATGCTGAACCCCGGCGGCCGCCTCGTCGTGGCCAACTTCGCGCCGGAAACGACCTGCGCCGCCTACATGGACGCCCTGCTCGACTGGAAGCTGATCTACCGCAACGCCGACCAGATGATGGCCCTGGCTGCGACGATTCCCCAAGCGGAAACGCTCGCCCGCAAGGCGTACATCGAAGAGAACGAGAACATCGTCTTCCTGGACATCTGCAAGGCGTAG
- a CDS encoding ATP-binding protein, translated as MSDSSPSQPLPTALVQAYKEFYVGLRIRQAKICFPLAVFLVPACVGLDYFVYPDLAWPFFKVRLLCSLAMLPFLISLFKSWGQRNVRWIDSMPLILSAFSISWMIYATEGAHSPYYAGLNIVMAAAILLVPYTLAEALGICGFVVSSYVAACTLHHVVPMTAGVEAPPLNVSIVVNNFYFLVMTAMIAMTSNHFNARRRFQEFRLRYELDQNNVELATTVRKLKETEVQLVQSEKMNALGKLSAGLLHEINNPLNFTFMALECAEQEVGDNESLKETLTDIGQGMGRIRSVIADLRAFAYPSKLTDEHEFSLEEALTTAGRLTAQELKDIPIDGSAVVGVNALGAKTQVMHVFMNLLINAAHAIRAKGPLNNPQITITATARNGRLAVSVRDNGTGVSKADMPRVFEPFFTTKQPGEGTGLGLSICQTIIENHGGSISVASEVGQWTEVTFDLGLAAARKEAA; from the coding sequence ATGAGCGATTCATCCCCGAGCCAACCGCTGCCGACCGCGCTCGTCCAAGCGTACAAGGAGTTCTACGTCGGTCTGCGCATCCGGCAGGCGAAGATCTGCTTCCCGCTGGCGGTGTTTCTCGTGCCGGCGTGCGTGGGGCTGGACTACTTCGTCTACCCGGACCTGGCGTGGCCGTTCTTCAAGGTGCGGCTGCTCTGTTCGCTGGCGATGCTGCCGTTCCTGATCTCGTTGTTCAAGAGTTGGGGGCAGCGGAACGTCCGGTGGATCGACAGCATGCCGCTGATCCTGTCGGCGTTCTCGATCTCGTGGATGATCTACGCCACCGAGGGCGCGCACTCGCCCTACTACGCCGGCCTGAACATCGTGATGGCCGCGGCCATCCTGCTCGTGCCGTACACGTTGGCCGAAGCATTGGGCATCTGCGGGTTCGTCGTCAGCTCGTACGTGGCCGCGTGCACGCTGCACCACGTGGTGCCGATGACGGCGGGCGTCGAGGCGCCGCCGTTGAACGTCAGCATCGTCGTCAACAACTTCTACTTCCTGGTGATGACGGCAATGATCGCGATGACCTCCAACCACTTCAACGCCCGCCGGCGGTTCCAAGAGTTCCGGCTGCGCTACGAGTTGGACCAGAACAACGTCGAACTGGCGACCACCGTGCGCAAGCTGAAGGAGACCGAGGTCCAGCTGGTGCAGTCCGAAAAGATGAACGCGCTCGGCAAGCTGTCGGCCGGCCTGCTGCACGAGATCAACAACCCGCTGAACTTCACCTTCATGGCCTTGGAATGCGCCGAGCAAGAGGTCGGCGACAACGAGAGTCTGAAGGAGACGCTGACGGACATCGGCCAGGGCATGGGCCGCATTCGCAGCGTGATCGCCGACCTGCGCGCGTTCGCCTACCCATCGAAGCTGACCGACGAGCACGAGTTCAGCCTGGAAGAGGCGTTGACGACCGCCGGCCGGCTGACCGCGCAGGAACTAAAGGACATCCCGATCGACGGCTCGGCGGTCGTCGGCGTAAACGCGCTGGGCGCCAAGACGCAGGTCATGCACGTCTTCATGAACCTGCTGATCAACGCCGCCCACGCTATTCGCGCCAAGGGCCCGCTGAACAACCCGCAGATCACCATCACCGCCACTGCGCGCAACGGGCGGCTGGCGGTGTCGGTGCGCGACAACGGCACGGGCGTGTCCAAGGCTGACATGCCCCGCGTGTTCGAGCCGTTCTTCACGACGAAGCAGCCCGGCGAGGGCACCGGCCTCGGGTTGAGCATCTGCCAGACGATCATCGAGAACCACGGCGGATCGATATCCGTCGCCAGCGAAGTGGGCCAGTGGACCGAGGTCACGTTCGACCTCGGCCTGGCCGCTGCACGGAAGGAAGCGGCATGA